A single genomic interval of Mucilaginibacter boryungensis harbors:
- a CDS encoding DUF1223 domain-containing protein, whose translation MHYYRLLIAAVIVSVAFAFTRTHHDAVTKVAVNPGFALIELYTSEGCSSCPAADKLVAKIAQEYKDKEVYVLAYHVDYWNRLGWKDVFSSPQYSARQKEYSNYLKLDGVYTPQAIVNGKTEFVGSDESKMRAVIQQSLSKNASADITLSNVKISGNKANLQYRVTGAQANSNLMLAVIQKHAQTQVKAGENSGRMLPHINIVQKLQVIGLKNNAGNAEISLPDGFNTKDWGIVCFVQNNRDGEIQAVQKAVLDNKELAAN comes from the coding sequence ATGCATTATTACAGATTATTAATAGCTGCGGTAATTGTAAGCGTAGCTTTTGCCTTTACCCGTACCCACCACGATGCTGTTACCAAAGTTGCCGTAAACCCGGGTTTTGCCTTAATAGAATTGTATACCTCTGAAGGATGTTCAAGCTGCCCCGCGGCTGATAAGTTGGTAGCCAAAATTGCACAGGAATATAAAGACAAGGAAGTTTACGTATTAGCTTATCACGTAGATTACTGGAACCGGCTTGGCTGGAAAGATGTATTTAGCAGTCCGCAATATTCGGCAAGGCAAAAAGAGTACTCCAATTATTTAAAACTCGACGGTGTTTATACGCCACAAGCCATTGTAAATGGAAAAACGGAGTTTGTGGGATCGGATGAAAGTAAAATGCGTGCTGTTATTCAGCAAAGTTTAAGTAAAAACGCTTCCGCGGATATTACTTTAAGCAACGTTAAAATAAGTGGGAATAAAGCTAATTTGCAGTACCGTGTCACAGGCGCGCAAGCTAACAGCAACCTAATGCTGGCAGTGATACAGAAACATGCCCAAACGCAGGTAAAAGCCGGAGAAAATAGCGGACGGATGTTGCCGCATATTAACATTGTGCAAAAATTGCAGGTTATCGGCCTAAAAAATAACGCCGGAAATGCTGAAATTAGTTTGCCTGATGGCTTTAATACTAAAGATTGGGGGATAGTTTGCTTTGTACAAAACAACCGCGATGGCGAAATACAGGCAGTACAAAAAGCAGTATTAGATAATAAAGAATTAGCAGCTAATTAA
- a CDS encoding cytochrome b/b6 domain-containing protein: MKIREKHTLAMRWFHWLNFPLLLIMIWSGMLIYWGNDTYTITVFGHQFFKFFPEGFNKFFNIPSRLSEGMAYHFLFMWFFAINGVAYVLYTLISGEWRKLVPHRSSFKEAWLVLLHDLHIRKTAPPQGKYNAAQRIAYSAIIVMGLGSLVTGVAIYKPVQLNWVVWLCGGYHFARILHFALTIGYVFFFVIHIVQVILAGWNNFRAVISGFEIVKNETEVLTPETTNDEKA; encoded by the coding sequence ATGAAAATAAGGGAAAAACATACGCTGGCCATGCGTTGGTTCCATTGGCTCAACTTTCCGCTGCTGCTGATTATGATATGGAGCGGGATGCTGATCTATTGGGGTAATGATACTTATACCATTACGGTGTTTGGTCACCAGTTTTTTAAGTTTTTCCCTGAGGGCTTTAATAAGTTTTTCAATATCCCCTCACGCTTATCTGAGGGAATGGCTTATCATTTCCTGTTCATGTGGTTTTTTGCCATTAATGGGGTAGCTTATGTATTGTATACGTTAATATCTGGCGAGTGGCGCAAACTGGTGCCGCACCGCAGCTCGTTTAAAGAGGCCTGGCTGGTACTGCTGCACGATCTGCATATCCGTAAAACTGCCCCGCCCCAGGGCAAGTATAATGCTGCCCAACGCATAGCCTATAGCGCTATTATTGTAATGGGCTTGGGGTCGCTGGTTACCGGGGTGGCTATTTATAAGCCAGTGCAATTGAACTGGGTAGTATGGCTGTGCGGCGGATATCATTTTGCGCGCATATTGCACTTTGCGCTTACTATAGGCTATGTTTTCTTTTTTGTGATACACATTGTACAGGTGATATTGGCCGGCTGGAACAATTTCCGGGCGGTTATCTCGGGTTTCGAGATCGTAAAAAATGAGACTGAAGTTTTAACCCCTGAAACCACCAATGATGAAAAAGCCTGA
- a CDS encoding molybdopterin-dependent oxidoreductase has translation MMKKPEHFKEKPLVEKQVSGKQLNRRNFIAFGAFAGLSAVGYGGWRALMKAPLEKPGITAGRSVPLRRALNQNELFMRRLFSRNHLVKTYPVNMAAKNVRYNSDVGIAGKFNPADWKLNVKKKNGQTVSFTFDDIKKLPKTDIVFDFKCVEGWDQIQHWGGVKFIDFLEHMGLHDQTDAGYVGMMTPDKQYYVGIDMPSAIHPQTILAYEMNGQPMPVEHGYPLRLIIPVKYGIKNLKRIGEITFSNTRPPDYWAELGYDYYSGL, from the coding sequence ATGATGAAAAAGCCTGAACATTTTAAAGAAAAGCCACTGGTTGAAAAACAGGTAAGCGGCAAACAACTGAACCGGCGTAATTTTATAGCATTCGGCGCCTTTGCCGGGTTATCAGCTGTTGGCTACGGCGGCTGGCGCGCGTTAATGAAAGCCCCGCTTGAAAAACCGGGCATCACTGCAGGGCGCAGTGTGCCTTTACGCCGGGCGCTTAACCAAAACGAGTTGTTTATGCGGCGGTTATTCAGTCGTAACCATTTGGTGAAAACTTACCCGGTAAACATGGCTGCTAAAAATGTGCGCTATAACAGTGATGTAGGCATAGCGGGTAAATTTAACCCTGCCGACTGGAAGCTTAACGTGAAAAAGAAGAACGGCCAAACCGTAAGCTTCACTTTTGATGACATAAAGAAACTGCCAAAAACCGATATCGTATTTGATTTTAAATGCGTGGAAGGCTGGGACCAGATACAGCACTGGGGCGGCGTGAAATTTATCGACTTTTTAGAACACATGGGATTACACGACCAAACCGACGCCGGATACGTAGGCATGATGACACCTGATAAGCAGTACTATGTAGGTATTGATATGCCCAGCGCCATACATCCGCAAACTATACTGGCTTATGAAATGAATGGCCAGCCAATGCCTGTTGAACACGGTTACCCGCTGCGGTTAATTATCCCGGTAAAATACGGTATCAAAAACCTAAAGCGCATAGGCGAGATCACCTTCAGCAACACCCGCCCGCCCGATTACTGGGCCGAATTGGGATATGATTACTATTCGGGGCTGTAG